GCCAAGGAAAGCAGCCAGTTGATACACCTGTGACTTATAGAGATGTGCGATCGGCTTGATGTCGGCGGAACCATCGCCGTTCTTTACGAAGAATCCTTGGTCATACTCCAAGCGATTCGGCGTTCCAGCGACGGCATACAGAAAGCGATCAGCATAGTAGTATTCCATCATTTTCCTTGTGCGCTGCTTGAAATTCGTTGCGGCCACCAGTGCCAAAAAGGCGTCGCCTGTTAGCCGCGCCTTGCGCTGCACTCCGTCCGGCGACTGAACTACTACGTAGGAGATGCGGAATTCCGAGCTGTCGAGCGACGAGAGCACCAGCTTCGATTTATATCCGGCGTGATACTCGGGGACCACCGCCCTAATCGCCGCATCGCGGCGTCGGTAACACTCGGCGCCGGTGAGAATACCGGAGATATCTTCCGTGAACGTCTTGATGCCTAGCTGCTTCGCCAACAGTTGCCCCAACCGCAAGCTGTCGTCCGATGAGTCGGATTCAGGCATGAATAAGCCGACCACCCGATCAGGCCCCAGTGCACTGACGGCTAAAGCGGCAACTGTGCTGCTGTCGATGCCTCCTGAAAGACCGATGACCAGTCCTTTTCTTCTAAGCTGTGTACATACGCCATTTTGGATAAAGGCGCCGATTCGTTCGACTTCGGCCACGGCATCCAGTTTCAGCCGATCGGCTGACAATGGGTTTTCTGCTTCCCCCATGTCGTTCCTCCTAAGAATTACATGGCTTGATGCTGTACAACGCGGAAACTTTCGACCGGCAGCGTGCTACGAAATTACCGACGCCGGAACAGTGAGTGAGGCGATCTCACGCAGGCGTGGCCGCAAGGTCTTGCCAGACGGAGATTTGGGTAAAGCTGACACGATCGTGATCACTTTTGGCCGCTTATACTGCGCAAGCCGCTGTGCGCAGTAGGCCATCAGATCCTGATTCGTCAGCGCCCCGGTCGCTTTGAGCACGACGACCGCACAGATCTTCTGCCCCAGTATGGCATCATCGATGCCGATCACGCCGGCTTCCGCTACGTCCTGATGCTGCAGCAAGACCTCTTCGATCTCTTGTGGACTGATTCGATAGGCGCCGGACTTGATCATTTCGTTAGTGCGCCCGTCGATGGTCAGATAGCCTTCGGCATCCAGCCTTCCCAAATCTCCTGTACGGAGCCATCCATCACGAAGCACTCCGGCGGTCAATTCCGGATCCTGCCAATACCCCTGCATGATGTTGTCGCCACAAGCCCACACTTCTCCCACCTCCCCCGGCCCTGCCGATTCACCTCCTTCCTTAATGATTTTCAGCGACACACCTGGAATTGCCAGCCCCGCCGATCCCTTTTTCAAGTCAAGGAGGTCGGGAGGAAGATATGTCAGACGCGCCGACGCCTCTGTTTGCCCGTACATAAGAAAGATGCGTCGATCAGGAAACGACGCCCGTATGCGACTCAACAATTCTGAGGGCATCGGCCCTCCGGCGT
The sequence above is drawn from the Nitrospira sp. genome and encodes:
- the nadE gene encoding NAD(+) synthase translates to MGEAENPLSADRLKLDAVAEVERIGAFIQNGVCTQLRRKGLVIGLSGGIDSSTVAALAVSALGPDRVVGLFMPESDSSDDSLRLGQLLAKQLGIKTFTEDISGILTGAECYRRRDAAIRAVVPEYHAGYKSKLVLSSLDSSEFRISYVVVQSPDGVQRKARLTGDAFLALVAATNFKQRTRKMMEYYYADRFLYAVAGTPNRLEYDQGFFVKNGDGSADIKPIAHLYKSQVYQLAAFLGVPDEILTRPPTTDTYSLSQSQEEFYFSLPYDNMDLCLYGKNHNLPAKEVAGYLGLTEAQVERVYRDIDAKRAVARYLHMEPLLAQSICDASV